One Drosophila santomea strain STO CAGO 1482 chromosome X, Prin_Dsan_1.1, whole genome shotgun sequence DNA segment encodes these proteins:
- the LOC120456467 gene encoding uncharacterized protein LOC120456467: MRKVCAIFCNLALLSGVPLSICQLLGLQSVVFGLRSSVSWSLWSPVPGHSHYRCMCREVTPHGCVRSSLFLVRAKIQQLQKLKLLPLAVVVVVVVVATHRNIERKLSDMKIVKIK, encoded by the coding sequence ATGCGGAAAGTCTGTGCAATTTTCTGCAACCTGGCGCTTTTGTCTGGAGTCCCATTGTCAATATGCCAGCTATTGGGTCTCCAGTCGGTGGTCTTCGGTCTTCGGTCTTCGGTCTCCTGGAGTCTCTGGTCTCCGGTCCCTGGTCATTCACATTATCGTTGCATGTGCCGAGAGGTAACCCCGCATGGGTGTGTTCGTTCATCTTTATTTCTTGTGCGTGCAAAAATTCAACAATTGCAGAAATTGAAACTTTTGCCtcttgccgttgttgttgttgttgtcgttgttgccACACACAGAAACATTGAAAGAAAACTTTCAGACATGAAAatcgtaaaaataaaatga